In Candidatus Ozemobacteraceae bacterium, the genomic stretch TTGATCATCTTCTGCATCTTCGACTCGGTGTCCAGTTCGAACCCGCCGGCGGCATGAAAGCAGCCTTCCCATCGCGGGCTCACGTTGACGAAGGGATGCGTGACGCCAAGCCGCGACCAGTCGCTGTCGTGATGGGGCTTGTAGACGATCTTGCCGGTCGTCGGATTCTCGGTCGAGGTATCGCGCTCCTTGTCGCGGATGGCGATGATGCCGAGCGCCGACTTGCTGCCGTCGTCGTCGGTCATGGTCAGGATGTCGCCGCCGACGTAGACGTTCCCCTCGACGACGAGCAGGCCTTTGCCCTTCATCCATCCCTCTATATATACATCGCCCTTTATATATGTCAGACCATTGATCTCGACGGCGTGCGACGTGTCGTGCGCACGCGTCGGATTGCCGAGAAACCGCGTGATCTTGTTCGGCACATTCCGCCAGTCGCCCCAGCCGTAGAGGGGAACCACCTTCCGGTAGGTCACCTCGTTGCGGCCGAACGCCTCGCGGAAATTCACATCGGTGAAGTATTTCGCCTGGCTCGGCGTCTTCTCGGGGTCGACCATCCTGTTCGACAGACGACGGTACACGTCCTCGTCGTACAGGTTGATCTTGCTCGTCTCGTAAGCCTGGACTTTTTTCGTGTTCGAATTATAGGCCTCATTATTCACTTTCGACCACCAGGGCCAGTGGAACAGGCCCATCCACTTATAATACTGTCGCGTCACCGCGTCGTTCTGATACTCGATCGAGTCGGCGCCGGCGAAGTTCGCGCCGCCGTTCCAGCCCGTCCAGCCGATGCCCATGTCGAGCCAGGGGTTGTCGAGATCCTTGCGAAGGTCGGTCAGCATCAACCACTTGGGAAGATCGACCCGGGCGCCGTCGCGCATGAACACCTTGCCGCCCTTCACGGTGAATCCCCATGGATCCCAGAAGTCGAAGGGAAGGATCTTGAAGGAATCCTGGTGAGTCTTGTTCAGATACAGACCGTGTTCGGGGGCGATCATCCCGACCGAGTTTCCGGGAAACGGCGACTGAACCAGCATGGCGTTGCACGTCTTCTTCACTTCGATCTGGCGGCTGGTGCGGTGGTAGGTGCCGCGGGAGTTGATCACGATGAGGCCGCTCCGGAGGACGTCGGGCGGAAGGCCCTTCGCCTCGAGTTCCTTCGAGGCGTCAGGATTGCGCTTCCAGGTGACGCGCGTCTTGATCTTTCCGTCGCGGATCAGCGGAGGGACGGCAGAATCCTTCCCTTCGAGGCGGGACATGTCGATGTCGACGCTCCCCTCCTCGCTCTTGGCGATCAGCTTGTAGAAAGCGTTTTCGGGGTCGTTCATCCGGCTCTTGATCGTGAACAGGGCCTCCTCAACGCCGGCCTCGGCCAACAGCAGGGCGCAGGTGCTGTCCACGTAATTCTCAGTCAGATGGACCTCGCCCCGCATGAAATGGATCATGCCGTAGACGATAATGCTGATCACGACGATCGTCGCGATCGTAAAAAACAATGCAAGCCCTGAGCGGCGCACCGGTCGACGGATCATGGCACTACCTCCTGACGGGGCATGAGTAAGTCCCGTACACTCTATTCTACCAATCGTAGCCCGCCCCCCGCAATACGAGCGAGGAAATGCCGCTGAAAGATTCTTTCAGGAAACGCTCACCGGGCCTCGAAGGAAACGATATCCCCTTCCGATGCCGTGACGCCCGGCGGAACCGTCGCCATCGAGCCGTCGGGCTGCACGTCCGTGACGCGGACGGTCCCGAGCTCTTTCTTCGAACACCAGACAACCACGCCTGCGCGGTTACGGATCTCCGTCACCCCATACAAGACGCCTTCCCGGCCCTCCGAGAGGCCGCTCGAGGTTCCCATGTCGATGACGATGCCCTCCGGGCTGACCGCCTGCACCCGGGCCTCCAGCCGAAACAGGCCGTTCAGGCGCGACATCACCCGATCGAGCGCCTTTCTCGTGGCCTGGCCGATCATCGACGCGTCGAACTCGGAGGAGCCGAGTTTCAGAGCCGCACCGAGGGCCTTTTTCAGGTCGCCGGCGAGAAGAACCGCTCCGGTCTTGTCGTGACGGGCTTCGGCATTGTCGGAAAACACGAGCCGGCCGTTCTTCAGATCGATCACTTCGACGCTGAGGCGAACGTATGCCGTGACCTTCGTGTGCATGAAGCCGCCGGCGAGCTTGCCTAGGGTCCCGAGTCCGGTGTCCCGCTGGAAATGGCCGAAATCCATCACCTTGCCTCGCAGGATGTAATCGGCGCCCTGGAACCCGCCCTTGGCCTGGATCGTCGAGACGTCGAAGAAGCCGTCCTGCGCGAGGTTGAGCTCGTCCTTCATCGCCTTCAGTTCTTCCCGTTCGACGACGAGCACCTTTCCGGCCTGCATCAGCCGCTGTTTCAGCATTTGAGCGAGCCCCGACCCGATCGGATAGCTGGAATCGAATCCAGACGGGTTCGCGAACGGAAGGACGGCGATCCGCGGTCGGGCCTCGACCCGGGCCCCGACCACGAGAAAGATTCCGACCATCAGGAGAACCATACGCGCAATTCGACGACACGACCTCATTCAGCCCCCCCGGCTCCGAGAATTTTCCGCAACAACTGCCGGTGACGCCCCGGCCCGAAATGATCCGAAAGGAACTCCACGCTCTCGCATCCGAGCCTCGAGAGATACAACCCCAGCGCAGGACGGTTTTCCGGATCCACCGTCAGTTCGAGGCTTCTCACTCCTCTGGCCGTCAACGACTCCAGAACCGCATGCATCAGCATGAAACCGATACCCCGGCGCCGCCACGAGCGCGTCACGGCGAGACTGAAAAGAAACGCCCGCGGTTCCCCCACTCCGCCGATGACGATCGCCTCGCCGACGATGCCGTCGTCAGGGCGACGGGCGACCCATATTTCGCCGGCCCGTGCCATCAGGGCGAGATTGGGCGCCGTCTGGGCATCGTCCGGGAACGCCTCCCGCTCGAGCGCCGCGACGCCCTCCACCCCGGCTCGGTCATCGGGCCGGAGCCGGTCAACATCGACAACAGGCGGAGATGCCGTGGGCGCCATCAGACTTCCAGGAAACCGATCGCGGAAGGCGTGTCCCGACCTTCGGCTCCGGGCGAGTATTTTCCGAACCCGCTCTCGCCGAGAACGTAGACGCTTCCATCGATCCGGCAGGGGAGCACCTGGAGGATCCTGTCGGGGAACGTCGTTCTTGCCAGCACCCGCCCGTCGGGCGCGACGAGAATCAATTCGTCGATTCCCGTGGCAATCACGGCCCCCTGCCTGTTGAGGCACATGCCGGAAACGCCGCCGGTCAGGGGAAGGCGTATCCGCGTTCCGTCGCCGCTCCGGAGGATCGTGACTCCGTCGCCGGCGGCGCCGCCGATGAACATTGCGTCCTCGGTTTTGTGGATGACGACCTGCTTTGCCCCGCCCTCGACGCTCGCCCGGCGAAGGATGTCGGCCTTTTCGCCGATCACCAGCACGTCTCCGCTCCGGAGACCCGCGACAAGCTCTTTTCCGGATGCATCCATCCGATGGAACATCGGCTCGGCGGGAAGTTCAATATCGTGAACAATATTTCCTTCGGGATCGACGCATGCAACCCGACTCTTCCCGACAAGCCTCGCGTAATGCTCGGAACCAAGGAGGGCGGCGACCGTCTCCCCGCACTCGATGGTCTTTACGGGTTGTCCGGGATGCCGGTGGTAGTGAACCGTCCCTTTCTCGTCGAGAAGCAGAAGGGCTCCGGATGCGAACAGGTGGGCCGCGCGGAAGTTTCCGAAAAAGCGGCAGGCCTCGCTTCCGTCGCTCCGAAAGCCGACGACGCCGTTCTTTCCGACCGCGATGGCGAGATCCGCGACGGCTGAAACGGCGATATCCGCGACGTCTCCCGCGGGGAGACGCGCGGTCCAGATTTCATCCCCGACGTCGTTCCGGCAGTGAAGGGTATCGCGGCCGTCCCACACCAGGGCATACTCGATCTGGTCGGCGCCGAGCCAGGTGCGGACGAAGGGCTTCCGGGACGCCCCGGCTCCCCCGGCAAGATCGATCTGCCAGATTTTCCTGAACGCGGGAACGCTTGCCCCGTCAGCCGGAGGGGGCTCCACGTCGAGGAACTCGAGGCGGCTGAAGTCGCGGGAAGCCGTCGATACAAGACATCCGACCCGGCCTTCGGGCGTCGCATACCAGATCGTCTGGCCGTCGCTCGTCAGCCGGGCGCGGATCAGAGGCTCGGGAAACCGGTGTTCCCAGGCGGGCTGGCCTTCGGCGTTGAGAATGGTCAGAAGGCCTTCCCGGGAATAGAGGAGCGTCTGTTTCGTCTGGTCGGCGTAGGAGACGCCGGAGAAATCCGCATTCAACTTCCCTTTCCAGATACCGAAGCTCTTCACGCAGTTGATGCAGAAAATACCCTTGCCGCGGTCGAGCGCGACGGTGACCTGTCCGTCGGCGCTGACGGCGAGATCCTGGATCGGGTCGAGGCCCATGAATGCGTCGTAATGCCGACCGTCTATCGCCACGGCCTGAAGTCCCTCGCCGCGTTCGTCGCGACAGGCGAACGCGACGGTCAGCCCGCTCGCCGAGATGTCGAGAGCGGCCGGAACCTTGAGAAGATTCCGGTAGGTCCAGCGTATGCGGCCTTGCCGGTCAGCCAGAACGACGGTCGGCTCGCGCGTCACGAGGACGATGTAGTGCCCGTCGGAGCTGATGAGCCCGTATACCGCCGGCGCCGGACGCTTCTTCCACTGGATCTGGCCCCTGGCGTCGATCAGCAGGGAATTGCCGCTGTCATCGACCGCGAGGACGTCGAGCGTATCGGCCAGGCTGATCGTGCGCATGGCGGCCCCGACGAAGGTGCGCCACATCTCCTGCCCGGCGTGGTCGAGCATGACGACATGCCCCGATACGGTCAGGGCCGCGAGGGCCTTGCGCTCGCTCGTGGCCTGCATCATGCGGATCATGCCGAGCTGTTTCTGCCACAGTTCCTGGTAGCCAGCCCGCCCCGTCGTACCGATCATCGCCGACTCCGTATCATCCGAGAATCCATTTCGCTTCAGTGTATCCCTGTTCATTGCCGGGAGCAAGAGGGGAGTGCGGAACGCACCCGGCTC encodes the following:
- a CDS encoding CsgG/HfaB family protein, with the protein product MRSCRRIARMVLLMVGIFLVVGARVEARPRIAVLPFANPSGFDSSYPIGSGLAQMLKQRLMQAGKVLVVEREELKAMKDELNLAQDGFFDVSTIQAKGGFQGADYILRGKVMDFGHFQRDTGLGTLGKLAGGFMHTKVTAYVRLSVEVIDLKNGRLVFSDNAEARHDKTGAVLLAGDLKKALGAALKLGSSEFDASMIGQATRKALDRVMSRLNGLFRLEARVQAVSPEGIVIDMGTSSGLSEGREGVLYGVTEIRNRAGVVVWCSKKELGTVRVTDVQPDGSMATVPPGVTASEGDIVSFEAR
- a CDS encoding GNAT family N-acetyltransferase → MAPTASPPVVDVDRLRPDDRAGVEGVAALEREAFPDDAQTAPNLALMARAGEIWVARRPDDGIVGEAIVIGGVGEPRAFLFSLAVTRSWRRRGIGFMLMHAVLESLTARGVRSLELTVDPENRPALGLYLSRLGCESVEFLSDHFGPGRHRQLLRKILGAGGAE
- a CDS encoding PQQ-binding-like beta-propeller repeat protein; the encoded protein is MIGTTGRAGYQELWQKQLGMIRMMQATSERKALAALTVSGHVVMLDHAGQEMWRTFVGAAMRTISLADTLDVLAVDDSGNSLLIDARGQIQWKKRPAPAVYGLISSDGHYIVLVTREPTVVLADRQGRIRWTYRNLLKVPAALDISASGLTVAFACRDERGEGLQAVAIDGRHYDAFMGLDPIQDLAVSADGQVTVALDRGKGIFCINCVKSFGIWKGKLNADFSGVSYADQTKQTLLYSREGLLTILNAEGQPAWEHRFPEPLIRARLTSDGQTIWYATPEGRVGCLVSTASRDFSRLEFLDVEPPPADGASVPAFRKIWQIDLAGGAGASRKPFVRTWLGADQIEYALVWDGRDTLHCRNDVGDEIWTARLPAGDVADIAVSAVADLAIAVGKNGVVGFRSDGSEACRFFGNFRAAHLFASGALLLLDEKGTVHYHRHPGQPVKTIECGETVAALLGSEHYARLVGKSRVACVDPEGNIVHDIELPAEPMFHRMDASGKELVAGLRSGDVLVIGEKADILRRASVEGGAKQVVIHKTEDAMFIGGAAGDGVTILRSGDGTRIRLPLTGGVSGMCLNRQGAVIATGIDELILVAPDGRVLARTTFPDRILQVLPCRIDGSVYVLGESGFGKYSPGAEGRDTPSAIGFLEV